One window of the Zea mays cultivar B73 chromosome 3, Zm-B73-REFERENCE-NAM-5.0, whole genome shotgun sequence genome contains the following:
- the LOC103649740 gene encoding uncharacterized protein, translated as MNPYLENNFLVRLMEEMEEEEEELQLARHMVNRRRRARNERRHGGSIPGRVRIHRDHMSGDARIRADYFGANPVYTDAQFRRRFRMRRHVFERLVDVVQQVDPYFIQRPNCAGEIGLSALQKVVVAVRILAYGIPADVVDEYVRIGESTAHEALKHFCTAVQTAFAPYYLRAPNAEDIARLLQVGESRGFPGMLGSVDCMHWEWRNCPSSWKGMFTGRGKHPTMILEAVASYDLWIWHAYFGLPGSCNDINVLHRSNLFERHLSGDTPPVSFTVNGHTYNMGYYLADGIYPDWPAFVKTIHNPYDVRTQHFATIQESARKDI; from the exons ATGAATCCCTACTTAGAAAACAATTTTCTTGTGCGCTTGATGGAAGAaatggaagaggaagaagaagagttgcAGTTGGCGAGGCACATGGTCAATAGGAGGCGACGTGCACGCAATGAGCGTCGTCATGGTGGTTCGATTCCAGGGCGTGTTAGGATTCATCGTGATCACATGAGCGGCGATGCAAGAATCCGAGCCGACTACTTTGGAGCCAACCCGGTGTACACGGATGCTCAATTTCGTAGGAG GTTCCGCATGCGTCGCCATGTCTTTGAGCGCCTTGTTGATGTTGTGCAACAAGTGGATCCTTATTTTATTCAGCGTCCAAATTGTGCGGGTGAGATTGGTCTTTCTGCTCTACAGAAAGTTGTTGTTGCTGTTCGAATCCTTGCTTACGGTATTCCAGCTGATGTCGTTGACGAATACGTACGTATTGGGGAATCTACTGCTCATGAGGCATTGAAACACTTTTGCACGGCCGTCCAAACCGCGTTTGCTCCGTATTATCTCCGTGCACCAAATGCAGAAGATATCGCACGCCTTCTACAAGTTGGCGAGTCACGTGGGTTTCCTGGTATGCttggtagtgttgattgcatgcattgggagtggcgtaACTGCCCAAGTTCATGGAAGGGGATGTTTACAGGGCGTGGTAAACATCCTACCATGATCTTGGAAGCTGTTGCGTCGTATGACCTGTGGATATGGCATGCATATTTTGGTCTGCCAGGTAGTTGCAACGACATAAATGTTCTTCACCGTTCAAACCTTTTCGAAAGGCATCTGAGCGGTGACACACCTCCTGTTTCATTCACTGTGAATGGTCACACGTACAATATGGGATATTACCTAGCCGACGGGATTTACCCTGACTGGCCCGCATTTGTGAAGACAATCCATAACCCCTACGACGTTAGAACCCAACACTTTGCAACAATTCAAGAGTCTGCTCGAAAAGATATATAA